One segment of Pantoea sp. Lij88 DNA contains the following:
- a CDS encoding spore coat U domain-containing protein has protein sequence MMKSLILAGLLLLLPPLGYAACTLPASTASFGSVTTFVANTTVSSVTTNANVNCGSGSALSLLGNNQITFQLTGATNVSGTRGILKRSGDTGSDNVPVRLCTDSACASELTVGGTAFVYNSQTLANLAGLLGSLNFAIPVYLRTVPGQVVAAGTYQVTLNMAVTYRVCTSVSVGNACLSEQNGSGVIPINITVILTNDCTTITAPNISFGSAPLVGSFSAVSQTINVLCSKGSTYTVGLSNGSYAVGSVRNMASGANRLSYEIYKSTTSNRWGSAGTERWSSTTSTAVSTDGLTRGFNYTARILTTQNTPPAGNYSDSVVVDLSF, from the coding sequence ATGATGAAATCGCTGATACTGGCTGGCCTGTTGCTGCTGCTCCCGCCACTGGGCTACGCCGCCTGTACCCTGCCCGCCTCCACCGCCAGCTTTGGTTCGGTCACAACGTTTGTGGCGAATACCACCGTCAGCTCGGTCACCACCAACGCCAACGTCAACTGTGGGTCTGGCTCGGCGCTGTCGCTGCTCGGCAATAACCAGATTACGTTTCAGCTGACCGGCGCGACCAATGTCAGCGGCACGCGTGGCATCCTGAAGCGCAGCGGTGATACCGGCAGCGACAATGTGCCGGTGCGACTCTGCACCGACAGCGCCTGTGCCAGCGAACTGACCGTTGGCGGCACGGCGTTTGTTTATAACTCCCAGACCCTGGCTAATCTGGCCGGATTGCTGGGCAGCCTCAACTTCGCAATTCCGGTCTATCTGCGCACCGTGCCCGGTCAGGTGGTGGCTGCCGGAACCTATCAGGTGACGCTGAATATGGCGGTGACTTATCGTGTCTGCACCAGCGTCAGCGTGGGTAATGCCTGCTTAAGCGAGCAGAACGGCAGCGGCGTGATTCCGATTAATATCACCGTGATTCTCACCAACGATTGCACCACGATTACCGCGCCCAATATCAGCTTTGGCAGCGCACCGCTGGTGGGCAGCTTCTCCGCCGTCTCGCAGACCATCAACGTGCTGTGCAGCAAAGGCAGCACTTACACCGTCGGGCTGAGCAATGGCAGTTATGCGGTGGGCAGCGTCAGGAATATGGCGAGCGGGGCGAATCGGCTGAGCTATGAGATTTATAAAAGTACCACCAGCAATCGCTGGGGATCGGCAGGTACGGAACGCTGGAGCAGTACCACCTCGACGGCGGTATCCACGGATGGACTGACGCGCGGCTTTAACTACACCGCGCGCATCCTGACCACTCAGAACACGCCGCCTGCGGGAAACTACAGCGACAGCGTGGTGGTCGATTTGTCGTTTTAG
- a CDS encoding MFS transporter has translation MSHTPSLQKPPKSAARTIFNVTSGNFLEMYDFMVFGYYATAISKTFFPGDDPFASLMLTLMTFGAGFLMRPLGAIILGAYIDHHGRRKGLLLTLGLMAIGTLTIAVVPGYATLGVAAPILILLGRLLQGFSAGVELGGVSVYLAEVAPEGRKGFFVSWQSGSQQIAVIFAALLGLMLNHLMAKEAVTEWGWRIPFVVGCLIVPFLFYIRRMLEETEAFSKRKHHPSMTEIMRSVASNWALVLAGMLMVVTTTVMFYMITAFTPTFGKTVLMMSDKQAFLVTLCVGVSNLFWLPLMGALSDRVGRRPLLIGFTLLMIVTTWPVLHWMVGSASFAHLLEAELWLSFLYASYNGAMVVYLAEIMPAEVRAAGFSMAYSLATALFGGFTPAISSYLIHATGDKAMPGVWLTFAAVCGLIGTLLIGRMVKQYRLRHNGTTTVSASL, from the coding sequence ATGAGTCACACCCCGTCTTTACAAAAGCCGCCGAAAAGTGCCGCCCGAACCATCTTCAACGTCACAAGTGGTAACTTCCTGGAGATGTACGATTTCATGGTCTTCGGCTACTACGCGACCGCCATTTCCAAAACCTTTTTCCCCGGTGATGACCCGTTTGCTTCCCTGATGCTGACCCTGATGACCTTTGGTGCCGGGTTCCTGATGCGCCCGCTGGGGGCGATCATCCTGGGTGCCTACATAGACCATCACGGTCGTCGTAAAGGACTGTTGCTGACGCTGGGCCTGATGGCGATTGGTACCCTGACCATTGCGGTGGTGCCAGGTTATGCCACGCTGGGCGTGGCGGCCCCGATTCTGATCCTGCTGGGACGACTGTTGCAGGGCTTCTCGGCGGGCGTTGAGCTGGGGGGCGTGTCGGTCTATCTGGCTGAAGTCGCGCCGGAAGGACGCAAAGGCTTCTTCGTGAGCTGGCAGTCGGGCAGTCAGCAGATTGCCGTCATCTTTGCGGCTCTGCTGGGTCTGATGCTGAATCATCTGATGGCGAAAGAGGCGGTGACGGAGTGGGGCTGGCGTATCCCGTTTGTGGTCGGCTGTCTGATCGTGCCGTTCCTGTTCTACATTCGCCGGATGCTGGAAGAGACCGAAGCGTTCAGCAAACGTAAACATCATCCGAGCATGACGGAAATCATGCGCTCGGTCGCCAGCAACTGGGCGCTGGTGCTGGCGGGGATGCTGATGGTGGTCACCACCACGGTGATGTTCTACATGATCACCGCCTTTACCCCGACCTTTGGTAAAACCGTGTTGATGATGAGCGACAAGCAGGCGTTCCTGGTGACGCTCTGCGTCGGTGTGTCCAACCTCTTCTGGCTGCCGCTGATGGGCGCGCTATCGGACCGCGTCGGACGCCGTCCGCTGCTGATTGGCTTTACCCTGCTGATGATTGTCACCACCTGGCCGGTGCTGCACTGGATGGTGGGCTCGGCCAGCTTCGCCCACCTGCTGGAAGCGGAACTGTGGCTGTCGTTTCTTTATGCCAGCTATAACGGTGCGATGGTGGTTTACCTGGCGGAGATCATGCCTGCTGAGGTGCGCGCGGCTGGCTTCTCCATGGCCTACAGCCTGGCGACGGCGCTGTTTGGCGGCTTCACGCCGGCTATCTCCAGCTACCTGATCCACGCCACCGGTGATAAAGCGATGCCGGGCGTCTGGCTGACCTTTGCTGCCGTCTGCGGGCTGATTGGTACGCTGCTGATTGGCCGGATGGTGAAGCAATACCGGTTGCGTCACAACGGCACGACGACGGTCAGCGCCTCACTCTAA
- a CDS encoding molecular chaperone, with the protein MKPLRALLLLLSSTLLSPAFAANSVMIWPIDPAINPEEKASELWLENRGSTTTMMQIRVFSWQQINGQEQYQTQQQVVASPPMVRMEPGQKQLVRLIKQTPPAAGKELAYRVVLDEIPTPRTPGENQAGLTFQMRYSVPLFVYGSGLTTDSARPALRWQQVSEGGKRWLQLTNSGNGHARLSNVVIGGRKMGEGLYGYVLADSTYRWPLTAPVSGELTAEVNKSQWRSAAQK; encoded by the coding sequence ATGAAGCCACTGCGCGCCCTGCTGCTGCTGCTGAGTTCCACCCTGCTCTCTCCGGCCTTTGCCGCTAATTCGGTGATGATCTGGCCTATCGATCCCGCGATTAATCCTGAAGAGAAAGCCAGCGAACTCTGGCTGGAGAATCGCGGCAGTACCACCACGATGATGCAGATCCGTGTTTTCAGCTGGCAGCAGATCAACGGCCAGGAGCAGTATCAGACCCAGCAGCAGGTGGTCGCCAGTCCGCCAATGGTGCGGATGGAGCCGGGCCAGAAACAGCTGGTCAGGCTGATTAAACAGACGCCACCCGCCGCCGGAAAAGAGCTGGCCTATCGGGTGGTGCTGGATGAGATCCCGACGCCGCGCACGCCCGGCGAGAATCAGGCCGGACTGACCTTCCAGATGCGCTATTCCGTGCCGCTGTTTGTGTATGGCAGCGGGCTGACGACTGACAGCGCCCGTCCGGCTCTGCGCTGGCAACAGGTCAGTGAGGGCGGCAAGCGCTGGCTGCAGCTGACCAACAGCGGTAACGGTCATGCCCGGCTGAGCAATGTGGTGATTGGCGGTCGCAAAATGGGCGAAGGCTTATACGGTTATGTGCTGGCGGACAGCACTTATCGCTGGCCACTCACCGCGCCGGTCAGCGGCGAACTCACCGCAGAGGTCAACAAGAGCCAGTGGCGCAGCGCTGCCCAGAAATAA
- the exbD gene encoding TonB system transport protein ExbD has product MAMRLNDDLETDGEMHEINVTPFIDVMLVLLIIFMVAAPLATVDVRVNLPASTSALQPRPEKPVYLSIKADKQLYVGNDQVTPDSLVNVLTSQTQGNKETTIFFQADKSVDYETLMSVMDKLRTAGYLKIGLMGMETVKK; this is encoded by the coding sequence ATGGCAATGCGATTAAACGACGATCTGGAAACCGATGGTGAAATGCATGAGATCAACGTGACGCCGTTTATCGACGTCATGCTGGTTCTGCTGATCATCTTCATGGTGGCCGCGCCGCTGGCCACGGTCGACGTGCGCGTCAATCTGCCCGCCTCAACCAGCGCGCTGCAGCCGCGTCCGGAGAAGCCGGTTTACCTGTCGATTAAAGCGGATAAGCAGCTTTACGTCGGTAACGATCAGGTGACGCCGGATTCACTGGTGAACGTGCTGACCAGCCAGACCCAGGGCAACAAAGAAACCACCATTTTCTTCCAGGCCGATAAGTCGGTGGATTATGAGACGCTGATGAGCGTGATGGATAAGCTGCGCACGGCGGGCTATCTGAAAATTGGCCTGATGGGCATGGAAACCGTGAAGAAATAG
- a CDS encoding spore coat protein U domain-containing protein, with protein MKLKLFLCAAAGLTVAIPSLTQAATTSGTVNATLTLTTGCLVNGQSATAGVNFGTLNFGSSAATFDTLNATLVGAAGNGIFVRCTTGQDYNVVVTSSNAAPATIYGTASTSPRYLILGSNNAQGIAYTLYSDASFTTAIANNTPIAASGTTDPTLGTNYAIYGRVVGGGFNPLIPAGTYTDTINVAVNY; from the coding sequence ATGAAACTCAAGCTTTTTCTGTGTGCCGCTGCAGGATTAACTGTCGCAATTCCTTCATTAACCCAGGCGGCGACGACCTCGGGAACCGTCAATGCTACGTTAACGCTGACCACCGGTTGCCTGGTGAACGGTCAGTCAGCCACGGCGGGCGTCAACTTCGGTACCCTGAACTTTGGTAGCAGTGCCGCCACCTTTGATACCCTGAATGCCACACTGGTCGGTGCGGCGGGCAACGGTATTTTCGTGCGCTGCACCACCGGTCAGGACTACAACGTGGTGGTGACCAGCAGTAATGCTGCGCCAGCCACTATCTATGGCACCGCCTCGACATCGCCGCGTTATCTGATTCTGGGATCGAATAATGCGCAGGGCATCGCCTATACCCTCTACAGTGACGCCTCTTTCACCACGGCGATCGCCAACAATACACCGATTGCGGCCAGTGGAACGACTGACCCGACGCTGGGCACCAACTACGCCATTTATGGCCGGGTGGTCGGCGGCGGCTTTAACCCCCTGATCCCTGCTGGAACCTACACCGATACGATTAACGTTGCCGTGAACTATTAA
- a CDS encoding bifunctional diguanylate cyclase/phosphodiesterase, translating into MLPVTWDSVLICVSLIVAFIASFTALDTAGRVAVSRGWIARFWLLVGGTAMGIGIWAMHFIGMLAMMMPMTMRYDTRLTILSLLVAILASLFAFGQAVGGLHLTRHRLLRGTLILSAGVVVMHYVGMVALLIDPRPEWNALRVGLSVLIAFVASGVALWLAFHLRQGDHHLLMMRGLASLVMGIAIAGMHYVGMSAARFSESSTMQPGGVSNPGLAVWVTLITLIILGITLLSSMLDAQLRAARLATRLRRANQELRQLAMHDNLTALPNRVMLEQQLDLAIKQAMLNESRFAVIYMDLDGFKAVNDTWGHHVGDRLLVAVSERLRSQLSNTMLLVRLGGDEFVLMAEACDISPSRQLAQKLVKVISTPFELDRYVLHVSLSAGIAIFPLHGRNRQELLLNADAAMYHTKHSGRNGWCLFEPAMRVATQHQLELANDLWEAIDRQQMRLFYQPKFRSGGTRLMGFEALLRWQHPQRGLLTPELFLPRAEKTGQIVALGNWVIDEACRQLRIWHSQGHSDWTVSVNLSALQFHQRDLLNTLTQTLTQYQLPGHALMLEITEAIAMRDPVFSQQRIRELQQAGVSVAIDNFGIGYANLLHLKDLDASELKIDRSFINCLRPGSEDATVVSAMLTLAQSLNLRMVAEGVETEEQQHLLTSLGFDALQGYLLGKPTPADRVDALNFPLLRPPVASLSG; encoded by the coding sequence ATGTTGCCTGTCACCTGGGATAGCGTTCTGATCTGCGTTTCGCTGATCGTGGCGTTTATTGCCTCTTTTACAGCCCTGGATACGGCCGGAAGGGTGGCAGTATCCCGTGGCTGGATCGCCCGCTTCTGGCTGCTGGTGGGCGGTACGGCGATGGGAATTGGCATCTGGGCAATGCACTTTATCGGCATGCTGGCGATGATGATGCCAATGACGATGCGTTATGACACGCGGCTGACGATCCTCTCGCTGTTGGTGGCAATCCTGGCCTCCCTGTTCGCCTTTGGTCAGGCGGTGGGCGGCCTGCATCTCACCCGTCACCGGCTGCTACGCGGCACGCTGATCCTCAGCGCGGGGGTGGTGGTCATGCACTATGTCGGCATGGTTGCCCTGCTGATTGACCCGCGACCGGAGTGGAATGCACTGCGGGTGGGGCTCTCTGTGCTGATTGCATTTGTCGCCTCGGGCGTGGCGCTGTGGCTGGCGTTCCATCTGCGTCAGGGCGACCACCATCTGCTGATGATGCGGGGGCTGGCCTCACTGGTGATGGGGATTGCTATCGCCGGTATGCACTATGTTGGCATGTCAGCCGCCCGCTTCAGCGAGAGCAGCACGATGCAGCCGGGCGGCGTCAGCAATCCGGGACTGGCGGTGTGGGTGACGCTGATAACGCTGATCATTCTGGGTATCACGCTGCTGAGCTCAATGCTGGATGCGCAGCTGCGCGCCGCACGGCTGGCGACCCGGCTCCGGCGCGCTAATCAGGAGCTGCGCCAGCTGGCGATGCATGACAACCTGACCGCGCTGCCCAATCGGGTGATGCTGGAACAGCAGCTCGATCTGGCGATTAAACAGGCTATGCTCAATGAGAGCCGCTTTGCCGTGATCTACATGGATCTCGACGGCTTCAAAGCGGTCAACGACACCTGGGGACACCACGTCGGTGACCGGTTGCTGGTGGCGGTATCGGAACGGCTGCGCAGCCAGCTCAGTAACACCATGCTGCTGGTGCGTCTGGGAGGCGATGAATTTGTGCTGATGGCAGAGGCGTGTGACATCAGCCCGTCCCGTCAGCTGGCGCAAAAACTGGTTAAAGTCATCAGTACGCCGTTTGAATTGGATCGCTACGTGCTGCACGTTTCACTCAGCGCGGGCATTGCGATATTTCCACTGCACGGCCGCAACCGGCAGGAGCTGCTGTTAAATGCCGATGCGGCGATGTACCACACCAAACATAGCGGACGAAACGGCTGGTGTCTGTTTGAACCGGCGATGAGAGTTGCGACACAGCATCAGCTGGAGCTGGCAAACGATCTGTGGGAGGCGATCGATCGCCAGCAGATGCGGCTGTTCTACCAGCCCAAATTCCGCTCCGGCGGCACCCGGCTCATGGGCTTCGAAGCGCTGCTGCGCTGGCAGCATCCGCAGCGCGGGTTGCTGACGCCGGAACTGTTTCTGCCGCGCGCCGAAAAAACCGGCCAGATTGTCGCGCTCGGCAACTGGGTGATCGATGAGGCGTGCCGTCAGCTGAGGATCTGGCACAGCCAGGGCCACAGCGACTGGACGGTCTCGGTGAACCTTTCCGCATTGCAGTTTCACCAGCGTGATCTGCTGAACACCCTGACGCAGACGCTGACACAATACCAGCTGCCAGGGCATGCGCTGATGCTGGAGATTACCGAAGCGATCGCCATGCGCGATCCCGTTTTCAGCCAGCAGCGTATTCGTGAACTGCAGCAGGCGGGCGTCAGCGTCGCCATTGATAATTTCGGCATCGGCTATGCCAACCTGTTGCATCTTAAGGATCTGGATGCCAGCGAACTCAAGATCGATCGCAGCTTTATCAACTGCCTGCGACCGGGCAGTGAAGATGCCACCGTGGTCAGCGCCATGCTGACGCTGGCGCAGAGTCTTAATCTGCGTATGGTGGCGGAAGGCGTTGAGACGGAAGAGCAGCAGCACTTACTCACCAGCTTAGGCTTTGATGCGCTGCAGGGGTATCTGCTGGGCAAGCCGACACCAGCGGACCGGGTTGACGCGTTGAATTTTCCCCTGCTGCGACCGCCAGTGGCGTCACTGTCGGGCTGA
- a CDS encoding fimbria/pilus outer membrane usher protein: MRPFSLHPCALAVASVIYAITPDPVLAETYSSLPPPPSLQTSSSGQQYMLELVINQQENGTIVPVEQRDGHFWLRSGDLQRAGLPQDKLGQQEQVDISSLQPVSVEYDAARQRLLLTVPPEWLPGQVIGEAKNGPRYPGRTSNGALINYDLYASRTDTTGTRLSAWNELRLFGDAGHFSTNGVWQQQLEGSTTYQDNGYIRYDSWWSNEDENTAVSWRVGDLVTDSLAWSSSVRLGGIRVGRDFSVRPDLVTYPLPAFSGQAAVPSTVDLFINGYRSSQANVQPGPWSMTNVPFVNGAGDAVITTTDAVGRRVTTTMPFYVSSNLLKSGLSDYAFSAGAIRENYGIKNFDYGEAAASGSYRYGMTDWLTLESHAEGSETLAMGGLGAQLRVASWGVVNGAVAQSQLDGKSGRQYSWGYQYNNRWFNIGTQHTQRSSDFGNLALVGSRAGSQADSRYALSRRSAQYSASVSLNRFGSVGAAFIDITDGQGDRTRLWNLSWSKNLWGNSSLYVSASRDQEEKSWTGAISLVIPFGEQGSAAISTERDQRGRDSQRIYASSAMPSDGGFAWDASWANQSGDSGDYRQGSLRYRNNQIDTSGGFYGDDDNLTQWADLSGALVLMDNSVFAANAINDAFVLVKTGYPDVNVRYENQSMGRTNPQGYLLVPAISSYYPAKYDIDTLDLPADMTTPRVEQRFAVKRQSGYLLNFPVEKLRSASVILVDAQGQPLPVSSLVQRPDHATEYVGWDGIVWMEDLTARNPMEVVTPDGRRCETELRIASGQPQALKTYGPLTCALPAPAAGSAAISAESFTSGNQP, translated from the coding sequence ATGAGACCTTTTTCCCTGCATCCCTGCGCGCTGGCGGTGGCCAGCGTCATTTACGCCATAACGCCGGATCCTGTGCTGGCGGAGACCTACTCGTCCCTGCCTCCGCCGCCCAGCCTGCAGACCAGCAGCAGCGGTCAGCAATATATGCTGGAGCTGGTAATTAACCAGCAGGAGAATGGCACCATTGTGCCGGTGGAGCAGCGCGACGGTCATTTCTGGCTGCGCAGCGGCGACCTGCAGCGGGCCGGTCTGCCGCAGGATAAGCTGGGCCAGCAGGAGCAGGTGGATATCAGCAGCCTGCAACCCGTCAGCGTGGAGTATGACGCTGCGCGGCAGCGGCTGCTGCTCACCGTGCCGCCTGAGTGGCTGCCCGGTCAGGTGATTGGCGAGGCGAAAAACGGACCGCGCTATCCGGGGCGCACCAGCAACGGTGCGCTGATCAACTACGACCTCTACGCCAGCCGTACCGATACCACCGGCACCCGCCTTTCAGCCTGGAACGAACTGCGGCTGTTTGGTGATGCCGGGCACTTCTCCACCAACGGCGTCTGGCAGCAGCAGCTGGAAGGCAGTACGACGTATCAGGATAACGGCTATATCCGCTACGACAGCTGGTGGAGTAACGAAGATGAGAACACAGCGGTGAGCTGGCGGGTCGGCGATCTGGTGACTGATTCGCTGGCCTGGAGCAGCAGCGTGCGGCTTGGCGGTATCCGCGTCGGCCGTGACTTCAGCGTTCGTCCCGATCTGGTGACCTATCCACTGCCCGCCTTTTCCGGCCAGGCTGCCGTGCCCTCCACCGTCGATCTCTTTATCAACGGCTATCGATCCAGCCAGGCAAACGTGCAGCCCGGTCCCTGGTCGATGACCAATGTGCCGTTCGTTAACGGCGCGGGTGACGCGGTGATCACCACCACCGATGCGGTGGGCCGGCGCGTCACTACCACCATGCCGTTTTACGTCTCCAGTAATCTGCTGAAATCGGGGCTGTCGGATTACGCCTTCTCCGCTGGCGCGATCCGCGAAAATTACGGCATTAAAAACTTCGATTATGGGGAGGCTGCCGCCAGCGGCTCATATCGCTACGGCATGACCGACTGGCTGACGCTGGAGAGTCACGCCGAAGGCAGCGAAACCCTGGCAATGGGCGGGCTGGGAGCTCAGCTGCGCGTCGCCAGCTGGGGCGTAGTCAACGGCGCGGTGGCGCAAAGTCAGCTCGATGGCAAAAGCGGCAGGCAATATAGCTGGGGCTATCAGTACAACAACCGCTGGTTCAATATCGGCACGCAGCACACCCAGCGCAGCAGTGACTTCGGCAATCTGGCCCTCGTCGGCAGCCGCGCCGGTAGCCAGGCGGATAGCCGCTACGCGCTGTCGCGCCGCAGTGCCCAGTACAGCGCCAGCGTCTCGCTGAACCGCTTTGGCAGCGTCGGGGCTGCCTTTATCGATATCACCGACGGTCAGGGCGATCGCACCCGTTTGTGGAACCTCTCGTGGAGTAAGAATCTGTGGGGCAACAGCAGTCTCTATGTCTCCGCCAGTCGCGATCAGGAGGAGAAGAGCTGGACCGGTGCCATCTCGCTGGTGATCCCGTTTGGCGAACAGGGCAGCGCGGCCATCAGCACCGAACGCGATCAGCGCGGCCGCGACAGCCAGCGCATCTATGCCTCCAGCGCCATGCCCAGCGACGGCGGGTTTGCCTGGGATGCCTCCTGGGCGAATCAGAGCGGCGACAGCGGAGATTACCGTCAGGGCAGTCTGCGCTATCGCAACAACCAGATCGACACTTCAGGCGGTTTCTATGGCGACGATGACAACCTGACCCAGTGGGCCGATCTCTCCGGCGCGCTGGTGTTAATGGACAACAGCGTCTTTGCCGCCAACGCCATCAACGACGCCTTTGTGCTGGTAAAAACCGGCTACCCCGATGTGAACGTGCGCTATGAAAACCAGTCGATGGGACGCACCAACCCGCAGGGCTATCTGCTGGTGCCCGCCATCAGCAGCTACTATCCGGCGAAATATGATATCGACACCCTCGACCTGCCCGCAGATATGACCACGCCCCGTGTTGAGCAGCGCTTTGCGGTGAAACGTCAGAGCGGCTACCTGCTCAATTTCCCGGTGGAGAAACTGCGCTCAGCCAGCGTGATTCTGGTTGATGCGCAGGGCCAGCCGCTGCCGGTCTCAAGCCTGGTGCAGCGCCCTGACCATGCCACGGAGTATGTCGGCTGGGATGGCATCGTCTGGATGGAAGATCTCACCGCCCGTAATCCGATGGAGGTGGTGACGCCCGATGGTCGCCGCTGCGAAACCGAACTGCGCATCGCCAGTGGTCAGCCGCAGGCGCTGAAAACTTACGGCCCGCTGACCTGTGCGCTGCCCGCGCCCGCCGCAGGCAGCGCCGCCATCTCCGCCGAATCTTTTACGTCCGGAAACCAACCATGA
- the exbB gene encoding tol-pal system-associated acyl-CoA thioesterase, whose product MQTDLSVWGMYQHADIVVKVVMIGLLLASVVTWAIFFGKYAELSAAKRRLKREQRALGEARSLNDAARIAQSFTGHSHSVVLLNDAQNELELSAGVEDTNGIKDRTSFRLERRVAAFSRHAGRGNGFLATIGSVAPFIGLFGTVWGIMNSFIGIAKTQTTNLAVVAPGIAEALLATAVGLVAAIPAVVIYNVFARMIANYKASLGDVAAQVLLLQSRDIDLGTVATDVPRPATAQKLRLG is encoded by the coding sequence ATGCAAACGGACCTCTCCGTTTGGGGCATGTATCAACATGCCGATATCGTGGTAAAGGTGGTCATGATTGGCCTGTTGTTGGCCTCCGTGGTGACCTGGGCGATCTTCTTCGGCAAATATGCCGAACTCAGCGCCGCTAAACGCCGCCTGAAGCGTGAGCAACGGGCACTGGGCGAAGCCCGCAGTCTCAATGACGCCGCCCGCATTGCTCAGTCGTTTACCGGCCACAGCCATAGCGTCGTGCTGCTGAACGATGCGCAGAATGAACTTGAACTCTCGGCAGGTGTGGAAGACACCAATGGAATTAAAGATCGCACCAGTTTCCGTCTTGAGCGCCGCGTTGCCGCGTTCAGCCGCCATGCAGGCCGGGGCAATGGTTTCCTGGCGACCATCGGTTCTGTCGCCCCGTTTATCGGCCTGTTCGGCACCGTCTGGGGCATCATGAACAGCTTTATCGGCATCGCGAAAACTCAGACCACCAACCTGGCGGTCGTGGCTCCAGGTATCGCCGAAGCGCTGCTGGCAACGGCAGTGGGCCTGGTGGCGGCAATCCCGGCCGTGGTGATCTACAACGTTTTTGCCCGCATGATCGCCAACTACAAAGCTTCGCTGGGTGATGTCGCCGCGCAGGTGCTGCTGCTGCAGAGTCGTGACATCGACCTGGGCACCGTCGCCACCGACGTTCCGCGTCCGGCGACCGCTCAGAAACTGCGCTTAGGGTAA
- a CDS encoding spore coat U domain-containing protein: MVLWRSCLTIACGLPLLTGSVSVWSLPTSTFQVTASVVAGCVITGTNTGVFGTLNFGTQSGVAATTASASFVQSTSINLACTPGTTLNMTINQGANFTTTRNLKLPNFSNTVPYTLFSNASHTTVIPVNQAVPLSYSNANNITLPIYGQLQLPGTARAGVYTDTLTVTLSW; this comes from the coding sequence GTGGTTCTCTGGCGATCCTGCCTGACGATCGCATGCGGTCTGCCCCTGCTGACAGGGAGTGTCAGCGTCTGGAGTCTGCCTACCAGCACATTCCAGGTTACCGCTTCTGTGGTGGCAGGCTGCGTGATAACCGGTACCAATACCGGCGTTTTCGGCACGCTTAACTTCGGCACGCAGTCTGGCGTGGCGGCGACAACCGCCAGTGCCAGCTTCGTGCAGAGCACCTCCATTAATCTTGCCTGCACGCCAGGCACCACGCTGAATATGACCATTAATCAGGGGGCCAACTTCACCACGACCCGCAACCTGAAGCTGCCCAATTTCAGTAACACCGTTCCCTATACGCTCTTTAGTAACGCCAGCCACACCACGGTGATTCCGGTGAATCAGGCGGTGCCGCTGAGCTACAGCAATGCCAATAACATTACGCTGCCGATCTATGGCCAGCTACAACTGCCCGGCACTGCGCGCGCCGGTGTTTATACCGATACGCTGACCGTCACCCTGAGCTGGTGA